Sequence from the Pelodiscus sinensis isolate JC-2024 chromosome 30, ASM4963464v1, whole genome shotgun sequence genome:
gctccatgtggccgagtgctgtggtgtcccgagtgcaggcactcagggcactccaaaccaggactgctttgctgtctctcatccaGGTAGACAatcaagtggggaaccctgagaactgtctgtccggggtgggggtcgggtccctttaagcacagagctcagttagcctcaggcagcaggcccacacactaagtcctaacgtGATGCTCTgatggcactggttctggccagccttaacctcggttcagggtccactcagtgtggacgtgctatttcgaaatagcaaaacgctatttcaaaatagtttttgtgtatagatgcgtaattttgaattagcttaattcaaactaactatttcgaattaagttaattagaaatagcactgtagtgtagacataccttaggtgCTGAGTGTGCTGAGGTACCAGACATAAGAGCGTGAAGGCAGAGGAATGACACAGCTGTCCATGAGAGCAGAATCCTGTCCAGCAATTGTTACAGAGCTAGGAACCATAGTCGACCCCCCAACAAGGAATGGCCTTGGATTAATTCCATACCAGAACACCTGAGGCATTCCAGCTGCTCCTTTGCACTTCTGAAGGGCAAAGCCTCACAAGGGCGGAGTTAGGGCAGGTGAcctagggcctgtctacactacgaaTCTGCACATTGGAGCAGTACTGAGGTAGCGGCAACACTATTGTACTTCTGTGGATCGGGCTCCAGGCCCTAATTCGAAGAGCAAGTGGATGAGCTGAAAACCAAGTCACTGGTTTTTCTCGTGGCTTGGTGAAAGTGCTTGGGAGGTGGGCGCTAGTGGGACTCCGGCATCCTGGTCTTTGAAATGTTGATTGTCCGTGGCCAAGTGGATCTTGCTTCTGATGGAACCTTCCTTTGGTGGTTAAAGACGGTGAAAAGGCTGACGCCAGACTGAAGGGCTTAAAAGAGAAACATTAAGTGACCAAGGGAACTAGGAATGAGGGCCAAGTGAACAGGAGAGTTGGAGAGAGCGGTGCTGGAGTGGGGGGCTCAAGGGACGGTGGCATCATTTGTAAAGTGGAAGGCCGCGTGGGGGTGGTGGATTGGACCAATGGGCAGCACAAGGGTAGGTGGCGTGAGGCAGGACTTCGGGGGTGAGGTGTGGCATGGGCGGGCACGTCACAGCTCAGGTGCCGGTAGCTCCCCCTTTTTTAGGAGAACTCCTTCACGTCTGGTTTAACAGAGTTTGCGGTACGATTGCACATGCAAGTTACATATTTCGGCTAGAATTTCAAAGTATTTCAGAGTATCATAAGACAACTAGTGAACcagaaatgaattaaaaaaataacttgATTTGGACCCAGACTCTGAAAGAATTTGATGTGCCTAACTCCCATGGGACTGAAACCAttgttttgccactgactttccTAATGCATTTGAGCAATAACCAGTACTTCAGAATTATATGTCTAATTACAATAGGCCTGgtttaacatagaatcatagaatcatagaataataggactggaagggacctctagaggtcatcgagtccagccccccgccctcaaggcaggaccaagctccgtctacaccatccctgacagatgtctatctaacctgttcttaaatatctccagagagggagattccaccacctcccttggcaatttattccaatatttgaccaccctgacagttaggaattttttcctaatgtccaatctaaacctcccctgctgcactttaagcccattactccttgtcctgtcctcagaaaccaagaggaacaaattttctccttcctccttgtgacacccttttagatatttgaaaaccgctatcatgtccccccttaatcttcttttttccaaactaaacaagcccagttcatgaagcctggcttcataggtcatgttctctagacctttaatcattcttgtcgctcttctctgtaccctttccaatttctccacatctttcttgaatcctTATCCTTCATCACATCCTTATTCCTAactgcttttccccaaaaaaggcaCTAAGCCCTCTATTTAGCTTTAGGCACGTGATGCGTCTTCGCACTGGCTTATGAGGTCATTTTTTGAATGATTTACTATAGTATGTAtgtatgttttttaaataaatgaaaaagagaGCCCACATAATTATAGAGGGATCTAATTGCATTTTTCACCCTGAAAAAGGAGAACCAGCATAAACtgaacaaatcaccaggaccggatggcattcatccaagagttctaaaagaactcaaatgggaaattgcaaaactattaactgtggtttgtaatctactctttaaatcagcttccgtacctaatgactggaaggtagctaacgtgacaccaatatttaaaaagggctctagaggcaatcctggcaattacagaccggtaagtctaacgtcggaaccaggcaaattagtcaaaacaatagttaagaataaaattgtcaggcacgtagaagaatgtaatttgttgggcaaaagtcaacatggtctctgtaaagggaaattctgtcttactaatctattagggtatgtctacactaccctcctagttcgaactaggagggtaatgtaggcataccgcacttgctaatgaagcccgggatttgaatttcccgggcttcattagcataagcggggagccgccatttttaaatccctgctgcttcgaaccccgtgtagcgcggctacacggggctcgaactaggtagttcggactagggtgcctattccgaactaccgttactcctcgtgaaacgaggtgtaccggtagttcggaataggcaccctagtccgaactacctagttcgagccccgtgtagccgcgctacacggggttcgaagcagcggggatttaaaaatggcggctccccgcttatgctaatgaagcccgggaaattcaaatcccgggcttcattagcaagtgcggtatgcctacattaccccgctagttcgaactagcggggtagtgtagacataccctccgagttctttgaaggggttaacaaacatgcggacaagggggatccagtagatatagtatgcttagattttcagaaagcctttgacaaagtccctcaccaaaggctcttgtgtaaattacattgtcatgagataagagggaaggtcctttcatggattgagaactggttaaaagacaggaaacaaagggtaggaataaatggtaaattttcagaatggatgGGATaagtagtggtgtcccccaagggtcagttctaggaccaatcctattcaacttattcataaatgacttggagaaaggggtaagcagtgaggtggtaaagtttgcagatgataccaaactgttcaagatagtcaagacagaagcagactgtgtagaactttaaaaagatctcacaaaaaactatgtgattgggcaacaaaatggcaaatgaagtttaatttggataagtgtaaagtaatgcacgttggaaaaaataaccccaactatacatatagtatatTGGGGGCTAATTTGTTTATAGTATTTATttactgatttttaaataaatgaaaaagagaGCACACATAATTATAGAAGGATCTAGTTGCACTTTTAACCTGAAAAAGAGAAGAATAAATAGAAACTTCATGAAGTCCGACTTAACTGTGGCTGTTGGATATTCTGAGCAAGATACCTAGCTAGCATGGTGAGTGAGGTTTGCAGTATAAATCCCTAAAACAGATAGACAGGTGTACAGGAAGATTTACAGATAGAcaccaaggctgcatctagactggcatgattttctgcaaatgcttttaatggaaaagtttttccgttaaaagcatttgcggaaaagaacatctagattggcacagactttttgtgcaaaagcactttttgcggaaaagcgtccgtgccaatctagacgcggttttgcacacgAAAgcccattttcgcgattggggcttttttccacaaaacagtttttagttgtctacactggccctcttgtgcaaatacatttgctcaagagggctttttccagaatgggagcagcatagtatttctgcaagaacactgacaatcttacattagatcgtcagtgttcttgcgcaaattcaaactgccagtgtagacagttggcaagtttttccgcaaaagcaactgcttttgcagaaaaacttgccagtctagacgcagcctacgaTTATGATTTTATTTATAGTGGTGTGATTCTAAATGAACATAGTTAACATCTGTGCAAACTAGATTTCATTAATTCATAAAACGTTTGCAGCCTGTGTTCTCATGGAGATAACTTTGTCATCAGTTGATAGTAAAACAATTCTGAACGAAATCACGGTCAAGGAGCGATGATGTATATTTTAGTTTTTGGAGAATAAAATGGATACAATCAGTTTCTTTAAGGCAGCTTTGAgttccttgttcctcaggctgtagatgaccgGATTCAGCATGGGAGGAACCACGGCATAAAGAACACCCACCACGAGATCTAGATTTGATGCTGAGCTGGAGGTGGGTTTCAGGTGCTCAAATATGGCAGTGGAAAGGAACAAAGAGAccacagcaaggtgggggaggcaggtggagaaggctttctgCCGACCCTGCTCGGAGGGGATCTTCAGTATCGCTTTGAAGATCTGCACATACGACATCAAGATAAAAACAAAGCAATTCAAAACTAAAAAGGCGCTGACGGCAAGAAGCCCAAGTTCACTGTGGTAGGAGTCGGAGCAGGCCAGCTTGAGGAGCTGGGGgatttcacagaagaactggTTGAGGACATTGGATTGGCAGAAGGGTAACCTGAAGGTGCTCTCAGTGTGCAGGGCAGAGTAGACCATACCGGTGATCCAGGCACTTGTGGCCATGTGGACACAAGCTCCCCTGTTCATCACTCTCTCATAGTGCAGTGGCTGGCAGATGGCGACATATCGGTCATAGGCCATTATGGTGAGAAGGGCAAGATCGATTGAACTAAAGACGGCAAAGAAAAAGACTTGGGTGACACAGGCAGGGTAGGAAATCACCCTGATATCCAGGAGGGAGTTGGTCATGGATTTGGGGACGGTGACGGAGATGGAGCCGAGGTCCAGAATGGACaggttccccaggaagaagtacatgggggtgtgaagacgGTGGTCGAGGGCAATGGCTGAGATGATGAGAAGATTCCCCATTAGGGCTACCAGATAAATAGCCAGAAACACCACAAAGTGCAAAATCTGAAGCTCCCGAACGTCAGAGAACCCCCGGAGCAGGAACTCGGTCACGATGCTTCGGTTGGACATTTTCTTCCTCAGTTCACAGGGTGGTGGCtgtggagggaaggggccagatgGGTGAAGATTAGAGTGATACATGGAATGGCCCGATTCCCTGTGGAAATCTCTCATGCTatgggggcatgtctagactgcatcctctgtcggcagagagcatgaggcaggtcaacattgcaaatgaggcagggatttaaatatccctttcCCTGCTTTGTCTGCTGGAACAGTTGGCTGTCTGGCTGACTGTGCTGTGTGTATGTTCCATGCTCCTGTTTGCTGCAGTTGTAATTagccagcagcaggagagggtgtatAATGATAGAGCCAAATATCTACATTCTGAACTCATTCATCTAAAAAAATCTTCTAGGGAAGTCTATTACCAGTGACCTACAATCCCGTCTACTGGAAAGCACACAAccgttgtttttcttaatttcccTGTGAATGTTTCACTTTCCAGCGGTTTATTTGGGAATGTCTCATTCTTAATGAATGAAAGCAAGTGTTTGCTATTCACAGTGTCTAGGCACAGTTAACTTTTTTCTGGTGGGAGGAAAAGAACAAACCTCCATGCAGCTGGAAATGTGTCAGTACATTTCTATAAAAAGTCATGAAAAGTTCCCTTGTCACTCCCAGTTGCATTCTCTAATCCGCCCAGCACATTCCCACCGAACCAGTTGGACTGAAATAACAGACTTACCGTGCCAGGTGCTGAGGGATGTTTCCCAGCCTGTGTTACACCAGACACTTCACTGCCGGGATTCTGCCCTCACCGCCTGTCTGTGTGAATAACGACTCCGCACTGGGTGGTTCAGCGGCTGGTTCCCTGCCCATCCATTGGATTTTCCAATCTGAGGCCGGCTGAAGGGTTAAACAGGATGGGGGCAGGACGCACCTCCCCCGCAGCTGTGGAACTGCTCCCAGCTTGTTCAGGCTGCAAACGTGGTCACGACGTAGGATGTCCCTGCGCTGGGGCTGAGGAGCTGACCCTGGTCTCCAGGCCTGTGAGCTCGGATCTCACCTCCGGAGCGACCGTCCTGTCGCCCTGCCCTAGAAGAGCTCGACCCTCAGAAGGGGAACACGATGTGCCCGGATCTCACACCATGGCAGCATCCCTGGAAGGACCCTGGCTACGCACAAGGCAGAGCTGAGGAGCCGTGGGAAGGAGACTACGGCACAAGCTGGATTTCATTAACAGAGCCCTGTGAGAGACAGCAGCCCAGAGCTGAGACGCACCAGAGCCCCAGCTGTCCTGGAGCAGCCTGGTCCTTCGTTAACCCCTGTGACAGGGTCGGTCCCACCCCTGGCTGCCGGACCCCAGTTCAGTCCACAATGGGCTGTCTAGTCCACAAGCTGCAACACAGGTTTTGCTCGCCCCTGTCAGCGTTTTGTGGGGGGGCTGTCCTTTAGCAAAAATGGCTGTCAGGACAGATGCGTCCAGTCAGCCTGGGCTGGGGTACCAGTCCTCCCCAGCTACCCGCTGCCCTCTCTGGCTGCTTGAAGGAAGGGAGCCCCAGTACTCCCTGTTGGAGCGCCTcactttccctctcctcccacaatGCTGTGGGTGCCCCTATCAGCATCTCTAACTCTACCCTTATCAGCTGTATCTCctctccacctccttcctgctcctcctcctcctcccccacagggaATTCTCTTAGAGAGGTCCCAGGGCAGCCCGAAGTCAGCTCCGCTGGCCCTTATTTGCTTATTTGAAAGTGAGaaggcagtgtgggggtggggcattggAGCAACGGGTGGCCCGGGGGGTCGGATGTCAAGGAGAAGGTCTGTATTAGGGGCAGGAGCTTCTGGCCGTGAGCGGAGTGAGGGCAGGACTTCACGGGTCAGGGGTGGCAAGGGCGGGCACGGCCCAGCTCAGGTGCCAGTGACTCCCCCTTTTTTACGAGAATTCCTTCATGACTGGTTTAACAGAGAGTTGGTGATACAGTTGCCCATGCCAATAACACAGTTAGGCTGGAAATTCAAAGTTTTTCAGAGTATTTTAAGGCTGTTAGTGCACtagaaatgaatttaaaaaacctCGATTCTGCCCAGACCCGGAAAGAATTTGATGTTCCTAACTCCCATGGGATTGAAACCATTGTTTTGCCTCCTTAGTGATTTTGAAGAAGAGCTAGTACTTCAGAACTGTAGGTGTAATTACAGTAGGTCCAGTTTAATATCAAATCCTTATTGCTAACCCCTCATCCCCCTCCATTTAGGTTTAGGTGCGTGATGGGTCTTTGCCCgtatttaaagttaagcactgTCTGTTGAGGTCTTTTAGATATTATTTGCTAtagtatttatttattgatttttaaatacaTGAAAAACAGAGCACACATAATTATAGAAGGGTCTAGTTGCACTTTTAACCTGAAAAAGAAGAAGCAATAGAAACTTCATGAAGTCCAACTTAACTGTGGCTGTTTGATTTTCTGAGCAAGATGCCCAGCTAGCATGGGGAGTGAGGTTTGCCGTATAAAACCCTAAACCAAATAGAGAGGTGTGCAGGAAGATTTACGGGTAGtcactaaggctgcgtctagaatggcatgattttccgcaaatgcttttaatggaaatgtttttccgttaaaagcatttgcagaaaagagtgcctagattggcacagatgcttttgcgcaaaagcacgttttgcagaAACGCGtccgtgccactctagatgcGGTGTTGCGGAAGAAAGcctcgatcgtcatttttgcacaaaagagtttttagctgtctagactggccgtcTTGCACAAACACAttggcgcaagagggctttttcccgaacgggagcagcatagtatttgcgcaagaacacggacaatcttacattagatcgccagtgttcttgtgcaaattcaagaggccagtgtagacagtctagatgcagcctaagattATGATTTTATCTATAGTGGTGTGATTCTAAACTAGCACAGTTAACGTCTGTGCAGTCAGACTAGATTTCATTAATTCACAAAACGTTTGCAGCCCGTGTTCTCATGGAGATAACTTTGTCATCAGTTGatagtgtagtccccttactaaaggggcct
This genomic interval carries:
- the LOC102453491 gene encoding olfactory receptor 14C36-like, with product MSNRSIVTEFLLRGFSDVRELQILHFVVFLAIYLVALMGNLLIISAIALDHRLHTPMYFFLGNLSILDLGSISVTVPKSMTNSLLDIRVISYPACVTQVFFFAVFSSIDLALLTIMAYDRYVAICQPLHYERVMNRGACVHMATSAWITGMVYSALHTESTFRLPFCQSNVLNQFFCEIPQLLKLACSDSYHSELGLLAVSAFLVLNCFVFILMSYVQIFKAILKIPSEQGRQKAFSTCLPHLAVVSLFLSTAIFEHLKPTSSSASNLDLVVGVLYAVVPPMLNPVIYSLRNKELKAALKKLIVSILFSKN